Within the Streptomyces sp. NBC_00353 genome, the region CGCCGCTGCGGGTGGCGATGGTGCCGCTGATGCTGCTGACCGGGGCAGCGATCTTCGGGGCGGTGTTCGTGTGCGGGGCGGCGTTCCAGTTCTTCGCGCAGGACGCCGCCGAGGTGCAGAGCTCCTTCACGTACGGCGGGAACACGCTGCTCCAGTACCCGCCGACGATCTTCGCCAAGGATCTGGTGCGCGGGGTGACGTTCGTCGTGCCGCTGGCCTTCGTGAACTGGCTGCCCGCGCTGTATGTGCTGGGCCGGGACTACCCGCTGGCGCTGCCGGAGTGGGTGGCGTTTCTGCCTCCGGTGGTGGCGGCGGTGTGCTGGGTGATCGCGGGGACGGCGTGGCGGGCGGGCCTGCGCTCGTACCGGAGCACGGGAAGTTGACCAGCGGGAGAACGAGGGCATCGGACATGGGCATGGACACGGATACCGACTTCATCGAGCTCGACAACGTCGAGAAGGTCTTCGACGTGCGCCGCAGGACGGGCTTCCTGCGCAGTGAGCGCCGCGAGGTCCGGGCGGTCGACGGGATCAGCTTCCGCGTGCCGCGCGGCGAGATGGTCGGCTACATCGGCCCGAACGGTGCGGGCAAGTCGACCACCATCAAGATGCTGACCGGCATCCTCACCCCGAGCGGCGGCCGGCTGCGGGTCGCGGGCATCGACCCGTCCAGGGAGCGTACGAGGCTGGCGCACCGGATCGGTGTGGTCTTCGGCCAGCGCACCACGCTCTGGTGGGACCTGCCGCTGCGTGACTCGTACCGGCTGGTGCACCGGATGTACCGGATCCCGGACGGTCGCTACCGGGAGAACCTGGACCGCTGCGTCGAACTCCTCGATCTGGGCGAGCTGTTGGACGTACCGGTGCGGCAGCTGTCGCTCGGGCAGCGGATGCGCGGCGATATCGCGGCGGCGCTGCTGCACGACCCGGAGGTGCTGTACCTGGACGAGCCGACGATCGGCCTCGATGTGGTCTCCAAGGCAAAGGTCCGTGGCTTCCTTCGCGACCTGAACGCCGAGCGGGGTACGACGGTGCTGCTCACCACGCATGATCTGACGGACATCGAGCAGCTCTGCCGGCGGGTGATGGTGATCGATCACGGCCGTCTGATGTACGACGGGGCGCTCGCCGGACTGCACGAGATCGGTGCGAGCGAACGCACCCTGGTCGTCGACCTGGAGCGGGAACTCCCGGCGATCCGGCTGGAGTCGGAGCCTTCGGTGCGTACGGTGAAGGTGGAGGGGCCGCGGCAGTGGCTGGCGTTCCCCGCGTCCGGATCGGCGGCGCCGCTGGTGGCGCGGATCGCCGCGGAGTATCCGCTGGTGGACCTGTCGGTGCGGGAGCCGGACATCGAGGCCGTGATCGCGAGGATGTACGCGTCGGCCGGCAGTGTGTAGAACGATGTGAGGCAGCGTCAATTGTCGCTGGCCACAGTCGGATCGGTGACGTGGGCGGATGCGTTCAATAGGCTGCGCGGTATGACGAGCGAACATCCGGACATGCGTGCTTCCGATGCCGAGCGTGAGCGTGTCGCCGAGGTACTGCGCGAGGCGGTGGCTGAGGGACGGCTGCAGATGGAGGAGTTCGAGCAGCGGCTCGACGCGACCTACAAGGCCCGTACGCACGGTGAGTTGGAGCCGCTGGTCCGTGACCTTCCGGCGCCGGGCGGGGTGGTGGCACCGGTGGGTCCGGGAGGCTCGCCCGCACGGACGGGTTCGACGGGGGTCGACTGGGCGGCACGTGTCGGCGGCCCCGCCACCTCGACGGGGGCGTTCGCCTTCTGGGGCGGCTTCAGGCGCAAGGGCACGTGGACGGTGGCCCGGAAGTTCACCGCGTTCGCGATGTGGGGCGGCGGCGAGATCGATCTGCGTGAGGCCCGCTTCGAGGACCGTGAGGTCGTCGTCCGCTGCTTCACGATCATGGGCGGGATGCAGGTGACGGTCCCGCCGGAGCTGGATGTCGAGGTCAGGGGCATCGGCATCATGGGCGGCTTCGGCGACCGGGCGTCGGGCGAGGGCATCCCCTCGCCGGGCTCGCCGCGGGTGCGGATCACCGGCTTCGCGCTGATGGGCGGGGTCGATGTGGAGCGCAAGCGGACGAAGGCGGAGAAGGAGCGGGAGCGGGAGCGTGCCCGGCAGCTGAAGAAGGGCTCGGGGGAGGACTAGGGCCCGTCCGGCGACGAGGACACGGCGGTGTGCCCGGCTCCGGGCGCACCGGACCCATCGCTCCGGTCAGAGCTGGTCGGACGCCGGCCTGCTCCGGTGCAGGGTCCGCAGATTCACCTGGTGTCCCAGTCGCAGATATCCGTTGTCGTTGAGATGCAGATGGTCGCCGCAGTCGAACTCCGGGAGGAGCCGGCTCGGCCGGTACGGGTCGCGTACCACCCGGTCGAAGTCGACGACCTCGTCGAAGATGCCGCCCGCCCGGATCAGCGCGTTGACCTGATTCCGTACGGCGTCCCGGGCGGGCGTCCAGGCGAGGGAACCCTCGAACGGCATCAGTGTGGCCCCGACGACGTGCAGTCCGCGGTCGTGGGCGCGCTCCGTCATGGCCCTGAGCGCGTCCGCGATCCGCTGCGGGTCCCGCTCCTGCGGGAACTGCTGCACGTCGTTGACGCCGAGCGCGATGATGACGGTCTTCACATCGGCGACGCCCAGCACATCCCGGTCGAAGCGGGCGCTCGCCCGCTGCCCGTATATCTGCCCGTAGCCCTGCCCGTCGCGCAGGATGCGGTTGCCGGCGATGCCCTGGTTGACCACCGCGTACCGGCCGCGAAGCCGGTCGGCGAGGACGTCGGGCCAGCGGCTGTTGGCGTCGAGGGTCGAGCCGGTGCCCGCGGTCAGCGAGTCACCGATGGCGACGATCGCCCCCGCGGCAGCCTTGTTGCGGACGTCCACGGCGGTGAGGTAGCGCCACAGGTTGCTGCGCCACGTGCCGTGTCCGTCCGCCACGTACGAGGTCTGGTGGCTGTTCGGGTGGATGGTGACGGGACCGTCGGCGGTGGGCGTGCGCAGGGTGACGACGAGATCGGCGTCGGGGGCGACAGGGACGACGACCGGGTCGCTGACGACCTGTCCGCCCGCCGGGATCGTGACGGACGGGGCGCTGCGGAAGGAGACGGGCCGGGTGTTCACCGTGGCCTGATCGACGAGCAGCGGACGCGTACCGAAGAGGTTGGAGAGGGTGATGCGGGCCGCGTCGCCGCCGATGCTGGTGTGCACGACGTTACGGATGGTGCGCCGGGTCAGGTCGTCATCGGTGTGCGTGTCCGCCACACCGGCCGTCGGAGCCCCGGCCCAGGTGCCGATCCAGACACCGGTGGAGTGGGCCGGCGCAGCGGGCGTACGGGCCACCGACTCCGTGCCGACCTGCTTGGACCCGCCACCGGAGAACAGTGCGGATCCGGCGAACGCCACGATCGCGGCGAGCGCGGCGGTGCCCGCCACGAGGGCTGTGAGCAGGGCGGGTCCGTGGCGCCTGGGCATGGGCGGAGTGTCTCCTCGTGGTGGTGCGGGCTGATCTCATGATGAAGCAGGGCGCGGGGGAACTCGACATGCGGCCCGGGAGTAGGTCAGGTAAGGACAATGCGTACGGGGCACCGGGGGCGATGCGTACGTGTACGCGGACGGGTGGAGCGGATGGAACGGATCGAGCGGACCAGGTCGGACGAGCCGGGCGGGGGACCGGCCGAGCCCGCACGGGCGCTGGGCGGCGCGGACGGGAGCTCCGGCACGGCAGCCTCCGCTCCCGTACACCACTCCCCCCTCGCCTCCTTCGCGTACACGGCCGCCGACGAGGAGAAGCGGCGTGGCGTACGCCGTATGAAAACCACGGCCACCGGCCTCCTCCTGCTTGTCGCGCTCGTGTACGTCCTTGCCACCTGGGCGAAGAACGCGGGTGTGGGCGGCTGGCCGGGCTTCGTCGCCGCGGCCGCCGAGGCGGGGATGGTGGGTGCGCTGGCCGACTGGTTCGCCGTCACGGCGCTGTTCAAACGTCCGCTCGGCCTGCCGATCCCGCACACCGCCATCATCCCTACCAAGAAGGACCAGCTCGGAGCCTCATTGGGTTCCTTCGTAGGGGAAAATTTTCTTTCCGGCGATGTCGTACGCGGCCGGATACACGCTCTCGGCATCGGCGGCCGGCTCGGAGCCTGGCTGGCGGAGCCGGACCACGCCGACCGGGTGACCGCCGAGCTGGCGACCGCGCTGCGCGGTGCGCTGACCGTCCTGCGCGACTCCGACGTACAGGCCGTGGTCGGTGAGGCGATCACCCGGCGGGCGAACGCGGTGGAGGTCGGCCCCGGTCTCGGCAAGATGCTGGAGACGATCGTCGCGGACGGCGGCCACCGCAGGGTCGTGGACCTGATCTGCGTACGCGCGCACGACTGGCTGATCCTGCACGGCGACTCGGTGATGGATGCGGTGCAGGGCGGGGCGCCGGGCTGGACGCCCCGGTTCGTCGACAAGCGGGTGGGGGAGCGGGTCTACAAGGAGCTGCTGCGTTTCGTGACCGAGATGCGGGACATGCCGGAGCATCCGGCGCGCTACTCGATCGACACGTTCCTGACGGACTTCGCCGCCGACCTCCAGACCGACTCGGACACCCGGGCGCGGGTGGAGCGGCTGAAGTCGGAGATCCTGGGGCGCCGCGAGGTCCAGGACGTCATCGCATCGGCCTGGTCGTCCGTCCGCACGATGATCATCACGGCTGCTGAGGACGAGCGCAGCGAGCTGCGGCTGCGGGCGCGCGCCTCGCTGATGTCGCTGGGGGCGCGGCTGGCGACGGACGGCCGGCTCCAGGCGAAGCTGGAGGGCTGGCTGGAGGACGCGGCGGTGTATGTCGTCACGACGTACCGAACGGAGATCACGTCGCTGATCAGTGACACGGTCGCGAGCTGGGACGCGGATCAGACGTCGAAGAAGATCGAGGCGCACATCGGCCGTGACCTGCAGTTCATCCGAATCAACGGCACGGTGGTGGGTGCGCTGGCGGGGCTGCTGATCTATACGGTGTCGCGGGCGTTCGGCGCGTAACGACGCCCCTGTGAGGGTTCCGGGTGCGTACCCGGCCTGTCGTACGGGTACGCACCCGGCTTACGCGGGGGAGTGCTCTTGAATACGCGCCCCACCGCTCTCGCGTTCAGTGTTCCGTGGGCCTCGCGGGAGAAATTTCTCAGGCGGCGCGGCGGGTGACCGCCCATGACGCGGCGGCGACCGTGCCCGCCACGGTGAAGACGGCCGGCCAGGCGCCGAGCTTCTTGGCCAGCGGGTGCGATCCGGCGAACGCGGCGACGTACGCCGTGGTCAGAGCGGTGGCCGCACGGGGTCCGGCCTGCCGGTTCCACTCGTACGCGGCGACGGACCCCGCGGCGGCCAGCGCGACGCCGCCCAGCGGCCGCTTCTTGGTCCAACGTGCGATCGCGTACCCGCCGACCAGTCCGCTCGCCGCCACTGCCGCTGCCGGAACTTTCGCCATAGCCGCCACCTTCGTCTTCTCGCCGGCCGGTTCTTCTCGCTGTCCGGCTCTTCTCGGCTTCCGAGGCTAACGCGGCGGGCGGACCTCAGGTTGCCGGAGGGGGTGTACATGCGTTTACCTAGAGGGTGAACGCATGTACACCCCCCTCAGGGTGCCGCCACCGGCACCACCGCCGAGCACCGTACGGAGAATGCATGTCCGCGGACATATCCGCCCCCGACGGGGCAACCGGGCAGACCCGGACCCCGCACCACCCCCGCTTCGCCGTGGGCGTCCTCGCGTTCTGCGGCGTCGTGGTCGCGGTCATGCAGACGATCGTCGTCCCGCTTCTCCCGCACATCCCGGCCCTCACCGGCGCGACCCCCACCGCCGCGAGCTGGCTGGTCACCGTCACCCTCCTCACCGGCGCCGTCTTCACGCCCGTCCTGGGCCGGGTCGGCGACATGTACGGCAAGCGGCGGGTGCTGGTCGCATCGCTCGCGGTCCTCGTGATGGGCTCGGTGCTGTGCGCCGTCAGCTCCCACATCGGCGTACTCATCACCGGCCGCGCCCTCCAGGGCGCCGCGCTCGCCGTCGTACCGCTGGGCATCAGCATCCTGCGCGACGAACTCCCGCCCGAGCGGGTCCTCTCCGCGGTCGCCCTGATGAGTTCGACGCTCGGCATCGGTGCGGCCGTCGGTCTGCCGGTCGCGGCGCTCGTCGTCGAGAACTTCGACTGGCACACCATGTTCTGGGTGTCGGGTGCGATCGGCATCGTCGACATCGTGCTGGTGCTCTGCTGCGTACCGGAGTCCCCGCTGCGCACCCGCGGCCGGTTCGACGCCGTCGGCGCGCTGGGTCTGTCCGCGGCCCTGGTCTGCCTGCTGCTCGCGGTGACGCAGGGCGCCGACTGGGGCTGGACGTCGACGCGCACGGTCGGCCTGCTCGTCGCGGCCGTGGTGGTGACGCTGCTCTGGGGCGCGTACGAGCTCCGCGTGCCGACGCCCATGGTCGACCTGCGGGTCTCGGCCCGCCCGGCCGTCCTGCTCACCAACGTCGCCGCCCTGCTGATCGGCTTCGCCTTCTACGCGAACTCGCTGGTCACCGCGCAGATGGTGCAGGAACCGAAGGTGACGGGCTACGGGCTCGGTGCCTCGCTCGTCGTCAGCGGGCTCTGCCTGCTGCCGGGCGGTGTGGCGATGGTGGCGCTCTCGCCGGTGTCGGCCCGGATCTCGGCGAAGTACGGGCCGAAGGTCAGCCTGGCGCTGGCGGCGGGGATCATCGCCGTCGGCTATGTGGTGCGGTACTTCACCAGCCACAGCCTGTGGCTGATCATCGCCGGTGCGACGGTCGTCGCCTCGGGCACGGCCATCGCGTACTCGGCGCTGCCCGCCCTGGTGATGCGCGGGGTCCCGGTCAGCGAGACGGGTGCGGCCAACGGCCTCAACACGTTGATGAGGTCGATCGGACAGGCCTTCTGCAGTGCGACGGTGGCGGCGGTCCTCGCCAACATCACGTTCCGGGCCGGCGGCCGGACGGCCCCGACGCTCCACGCCTACCAGGTCGTCTTCCTGATCGCGGCGGGCGCGGCACTGCTGGCGCTGACGGTCACGCTGTTCCTGCCCGGCAGCCGTACACCTGAGGCAGGTACGGTCGGAGAGAACCGCAACGACCGCAAGGGCGGTGCGCGGACGATCCCGATCGAGGAGGGCGCATGACCGGCAGCCGGGCCGCCGTTCCGGCCCCTTCGCCGTCCCCGGTCCCCGCCGACCAGGGCACGGGCCGGGACGCGATCCTGCGCGCGGCGCGGCGGGCGTTCACCCAGCGCCCGTACGCCGAAGTGACCATCCGGGGGATCGCCGCAGACGCCGGAGTCAGCCCCTCCCTGGTCGTGAAGCACTTCGGCCGCAAGGAAGAACTCTTCAACACCGTCGCCGACTTCGGCCCGGCCGCCGAGGAACTCTTCGACGCCCCGCTCGACATGCTGGGCCGCCACATGGTGGTGACTCTCGTACGCCGCAGGCGCGAGCTGAAGTCGGACCCGCTCCTGCGCGTCGTGTTCTCCCTGGGCAACCAGGACGAACGCTCCTTGCTGCGCGACCGCTTCCACGAGCAGGTCACCGAGGCGCTGATCGCCCGCCTCCCCGGCCGTGAACGCACCCTGCGCGCCGAGCTGATCGCCGGTCACCTTCTCGGCCTCGGCGCCACACTGAGCCTGCACCGCGAGGGCGCGGGTTCACTTGCCACCCCCGAACACCTCGCCGATCTGTACGCGCCGGCGCTCCAGACCCTGATCACGGGCTGAGGCCGCCGGGGGCGGAGGGCCGACCATGGCGGTATGGTCTGGGCCAATCGACGAGGGGGGCCTCATGTCTGTCCGTACCATCCGTTCCCGGCGTACCACCCGTGCCCGTACCCGCATGCGTGCCGCCGCCGGGCTGACCGTGCTGCTGGGCGCGTGCCTGATGGGCTGCAGCAGCGTCGAGACGTCGGACGGGCCCGGTGGCGACGTTCCGTACGTGGCGCCGTCGGCGAATGCGGCGGCCGCGTCCCGGGCGGCGCAGGCGCAGGCGGAAGCGGACGCCCAGGCGTCGGCCGATGCGGAGGACGCCGCCCGTATGTCCTCCGACAAGCCCGCGAGCAGGCCCGCGCAGGTCCGCGATGCGTTCGCCACCCTGCAGGCGACCCTGAACGACACCTGCACCCCGGGCACGGGCAACTGCGCCTACGTCCTGGGCCGGGTCCACGACGAACTGGCGGGCCTGGAGGCGTCGATGAAGGCGTATCCGAAGGACCCGGGGCACTTCAAGGAGCCCGTGGCCTGGATGACCACCCTGGACAGGACGCTGAAGGGCGACACCTCCACGGAGAACCTGGAGAAGCACCGCTCAGAGCTGTTCGGCACGCGCGACCGCATCAACACGTGGATGCAGGGCCACCCGGAGGACTACCGCTGACGGAGCCGCGTCGTTCAGGAGAGCCAGTCGGCGTAATGGGTGGGGGCGATACGGACATCGCCCTTGGCGGTGAGGACGTCACCCCGGGCGGCGGCGAACATGCCGGCGGTGTCGTCGGTGACGACACTGCGGCCGTCGGGGCGAGCGTTCAGGGTGATCCGGCCGAGTTCGTCGAGAGGGAAGACATCGGGCCCGGCGACGTTCAGGATGCCGTTCAGAGGGATGCCGGCAGCGACTTCGGCGACAGCGTCGGAGACATCCTGGGCAGCGATCGGCTGGATCGGGGTAGGAGGCAGGCGGACGGTGTCGCCCTCAGTGGTCATGGCCAGAACCGAATCCATGAATTCCATGAACTGAGTGGCGCGGACGATCGAGTAGGGGATCGACGAGGCCTTGAGGATGTTTTCCTGGAGGACCTTGGCCCGGTAGTAGTCGAGGCCCGGAACCTGGTCCACGCCGACGATCGACAGGATGACGACATGGCCCACCCCGCCCTTGCGGCAGGCGGCCAGGAGGTTGTCCATCGAGGTCTGGAAGAACGCAGGGGAGGCGTCGTCGAAGGTCGGGGAGTTCGTCAGGTTGACGACGACATCGACGCCGGCCACCGCCTCGTCCAGGCCTTGGCCGGTGATGATGTCGACACCGGTGGACAGCGAGTGCGGCACGGCCTCGTGTCCTGCCGCTTTCAGCTTCTTCACGACCTGCGACCCGATCCGGCCGGTACCGCCCATTACTGCGAACTTCATGGGTCACCTTTCGTCGCGCTCCACTGGATGGCTCTCTGGAGCCCCGATGGCGCACTGGGGAGGGAAAGGGCGCTGACAGCGGATCCGGAATCGGGACCGGTGCCCCTTCTTCGCTTCACTCTCCGGCAATGGCCGACGATTTCTTCCTCACCGTGATGCGATCGCGCGGTGGGTCATCAGCCGTATCCCGGCCGATTTGCCGGCGTCCGGGAACCGGTTCACGGTTCGCGGCCCGGATGACCGCGGTCACGCAGGCCGCGGAGCCCGCCGGTCCTTACGCTGTGCCAGCTCCTCGTCGTCGACCAGGGTAAGCATGGGCTGGCCCGGCGCGCACATCATCGTCACGAGGAAACGGCTCGGGGAGTCCGTCCGGTTGTTTCCGTCCTGATAGTGGATTACATCGCCGCCCGGCTCCCAAAAGGTTTCCCCGGCCTTGATCACACGCTCCGGCTCACCTTCGAGCTCGAAAAGCATCTCCCCCTCCAGCATGTAGCCGAATGCCGGCCCCGAATGCCGGTGCGGAGGTGTGCCCGGATCGCCCGGGGGGAATTCGATGAGAACGGTCATCACCTCGGCCCCTTCCGGGACGTACGGCGGCTTGGCCGTCTGCAGCACGGTCAGCGCGGTCTTCCACGCTTCGGACCGTGGTTCCTGCTCTGTGTTCGCGGGCTCGTTGCTCGACATGGTGAAGCCTCCAGTGGCCTGGGCTGCACGGCTCAGTCTCGCACCGGCCCGGACGTGTCGCCTGTCGCCCGATGCACGGCTTGGGCACCGCCCGGAGCGCATGTGACGTCGGCTCAGCGGCGCCCAGACCGCCACCGGGTGCCATGCCATGCCGACCAGGATCATCGCGGTGAAACAGTGACCCGCCTTGAGCCAGGAGCGTGACACGGTCGAGGATCTCGACGGGCCGGCCTGCCTGCTCGGGCGCGGCCGGGCCGGGCTCAGCCGGTGCGGGGCAGAACGAGCAGGCCCCGCACCGCAGCAGCCTGATGGTGTGGCGCGCATTCACGCGGACCTCGGTCAGGATCCTCCGGCGTCGCGGATGGCTCTGATCTCCGGGTAGACCGGCTGCCACATGGCGTCCCGCACCAGCTTGCCGAAGCCGTCGTCGACCTCCGTGCGGGCGACGCCGTCGTGGGCCGCGGCGCGGCCGACCGCTCCCGCCACCGCAGCGGAGGTCGCGCGCAGCGCGTCGGGCAGCGGGAGGACGGGCGCGCCCGGCGTACTCCCGTCGACCTGTCCGGCCACCGCGTGGGCGGCGGCGACGAGCATGCCGTCGGTGACACGGGTGGCGCGGGCGAGGATGGCACCCAGGCCCAGCCCGGGAAAGATCAGCGCGTTGTTCGCCTGACCGATCAGATACGTCACGCCCCGGTACTCGACCGGTTCGAAGGGGCTGCCGGTGGCCACCAGCGCCTGCCCGTCGGTCCATTTCAGCAGATCGGCGGGGGTGGCCTCGGCCAGCGGCGTCGGATTGGACATCGGCAGGATGACCGGCCGCCGGGCGTGGGCGGCCATCTCCCGTACCACCTGCTCGGTGAAGGCACCGCCCTGACCGGAGGTGCCGATCAGCACCGTCGGCCGGACCCGGCGGACCACCTCGGCGAGGGCGACGCCGTTGTGCTGCGCGTCCCGTTCCCAGCCGGCCACCTCGGCCGCCGGACGGGCGTAGCGGATCTGGGCGTCGCGCAGGCCGTCCTGGTCGTCGGTCAGCAGGCCGTACCGGTCCACAGCCCAGAAGCGGCGGTCGGCCTCCTCCTCCGACAGCCCGTCGGCCACCAGGGCGTCGCGGAACTGGTCGGCGATACCCGTGCCGGCGCTTCCGGCGCCGAAGACGACGATGCGGTGGTCGGTCATCGCCATGCCGCTGGCCTTCGTCGCGGACAGCACGGCGGCGAGGTTGACGGCGCCGGTGCCCTGGACGTCGTCGTTGAAGGTGAACACCCGGTCCCGGTAGTGGTCCAGGATGCGGCGGGCGTTGGCGGTGCCGAAGTCCTCCCAGTGCAGCAGCGCGTCGGGGAAGAGCTGGTTCGCGGTGGTCACGTACGCATCGATGAAGGCGTCGTACGCCTTCTCGTCCACGCGCGGATGGCGGTTGCCCAGGTAGAGGGGGTCCTCCAGCAGTTGCTGCCGGTTGGTGCCGACGTCCAGCATGACTGCGAGCGTGCGGTTGGGGTCGACCCCGCCGGCCGCGGTGTAGACGGCGAGTTTGCCCTCGGAGATGTCGATGCCGCCGACGCCCCAGTCGCCGATGCCCAGGATCGCCTCACCGTCGGTCGCCACGATCAGATCGACATCGCCGGCCCCGAGACCGGAGCCGCGCAGCGCGCCCTCGATCTCCTCGGGGGCGTTCACGGAGAGATAGATCCCGTGCGGGCGGCGGAACTCGTAGCTGTAGCGCTCGATCGCGGTGCCGACGGTCGGGGTGTAGACGATCGGCAGCATCTCGCCGAGGTGGTCGCCGACGAGCCGGTAGAACAGCACCTCGTTGCGGTCGTGCAGACCGGTCAGATAGACGTTCTTGGCGAGGTCGCTGGGCTGCGAACGGTACTGCGCGTAGGCGCGCTCCGCCTGCTGGTCCTGGGTGAGAGTCTGCGACGGCACCAGGCCCACCAGGCCCAGTGTCGCGCGTTCCTCCTGGGTGAAGGCCGTGCCGCGGTTGAGCCGTGGATCGGCGAGTACGGCCCGGCCCGTCGCGGTGGTCTCGAAGCGGTGTTCCCCGGCGATCCAATGGGTGCCCATGAGCGGTCTCCCGTCGTCGGCCCTCGTCGCATTGCCATGTTCCATCCGCTCACCCCAATGGCGCCACCGGAGAACAGCCGGACGTCCTTCGGCGACGTCCTGCTTCCCCATGAGCGTCGATCGAGCCGCCATTCCATCGGTCTTGGACGACCCCGGCAGCATCACCGCCGTCGCTGGGTACCGGGACGCCCCGGCCGCCGAGGCCGACAGACCCTGCACGCGACCCCGCCCCGGTACGAGCGGGATGCGACGCGTACCGGGGCGGGCGGCGGTGACGTAGAGGATCAGGACCGGGGCCGGGATCAGCTGAAGACGACGGACCGGAGCTTCAACCGCTCGGAGGCGTGACCGCCGAAGGGACGGAGGGAGAAGTCGTCGCCGTCACAGTCGGGTCCGGTGAAGACGGTGGCGGTCGAGGCGGTGAAGTTCCAGGGAGAGTCGGCGGGGTTCGACGAGTTGGGGTCGGCCACCTCGGGCAGCGTGACGCACTCTCCGCTCGGCGGGTTGACCAGCTCGGCAATCTGCGGGGTGCCGTCGAGACCGGTGTACCTGTAGGCGAAGAATCCGACGGTTGCACTGGCCGAGGTCGGCAGTGTCACGACGAGCGCGAGCGCGCCGAGGGCGGCAGCGACGGTGGTACGAAGGCGCATGAAGGGCACTCCTTGCGAGATACGGAGGAATACGTTCCGCTTCAACTTGTCCCGGTGACCTGCGGTTATTGCGGAGCGCGCGCCTCCGTCACCCGGAAGTGAACAGCCGAATCGGTTCTGCCGACGGCCATGTGGGTCACCTCCCGCTTCGTCGCGCTCGTGGGGGCCGTTCGGGTGAAGAGCTGGGTGGGCGCGTCGAGGACCCGGGCGGTTTCGATGCTGTCGGGAAGGTGCCGCGCCGGCAGGGCGGCAGCGCGGACACGATCACACGCCACAGCCCGAGAGAGAACTGGCCGGAATTCCTCGAAGCCGGGGCCCGTCCTCCCTCTGAGTGTCGGCTGCGCAGGCCGCGTTCCGAGGCCGTAGGCGCGAACCCGGCTACCCATGACAGCACCGGCCTCTACCTGTTCGGATAGCC harbors:
- a CDS encoding DUF1707 SHOCT-like domain-containing protein; translation: MRASDAERERVAEVLREAVAEGRLQMEEFEQRLDATYKARTHGELEPLVRDLPAPGGVVAPVGPGGSPARTGSTGVDWAARVGGPATSTGAFAFWGGFRRKGTWTVARKFTAFAMWGGGEIDLREARFEDREVVVRCFTIMGGMQVTVPPELDVEVRGIGIMGGFGDRASGEGIPSPGSPRVRITGFALMGGVDVERKRTKAEKERERERARQLKKGSGED
- a CDS encoding ABC transporter ATP-binding protein — encoded protein: MGMDTDTDFIELDNVEKVFDVRRRTGFLRSERREVRAVDGISFRVPRGEMVGYIGPNGAGKSTTIKMLTGILTPSGGRLRVAGIDPSRERTRLAHRIGVVFGQRTTLWWDLPLRDSYRLVHRMYRIPDGRYRENLDRCVELLDLGELLDVPVRQLSLGQRMRGDIAAALLHDPEVLYLDEPTIGLDVVSKAKVRGFLRDLNAERGTTVLLTTHDLTDIEQLCRRVMVIDHGRLMYDGALAGLHEIGASERTLVVDLERELPAIRLESEPSVRTVKVEGPRQWLAFPASGSAAPLVARIAAEYPLVDLSVREPDIEAVIARMYASAGSV
- a CDS encoding TetR/AcrR family transcriptional regulator, whose amino-acid sequence is MTGSRAAVPAPSPSPVPADQGTGRDAILRAARRAFTQRPYAEVTIRGIAADAGVSPSLVVKHFGRKEELFNTVADFGPAAEELFDAPLDMLGRHMVVTLVRRRRELKSDPLLRVVFSLGNQDERSLLRDRFHEQVTEALIARLPGRERTLRAELIAGHLLGLGATLSLHREGAGSLATPEHLADLYAPALQTLITG
- a CDS encoding SGNH/GDSL hydrolase family protein, coding for MPRRHGPALLTALVAGTAALAAIVAFAGSALFSGGGSKQVGTESVARTPAAPAHSTGVWIGTWAGAPTAGVADTHTDDDLTRRTIRNVVHTSIGGDAARITLSNLFGTRPLLVDQATVNTRPVSFRSAPSVTIPAGGQVVSDPVVVPVAPDADLVVTLRTPTADGPVTIHPNSHQTSYVADGHGTWRSNLWRYLTAVDVRNKAAAGAIVAIGDSLTAGTGSTLDANSRWPDVLADRLRGRYAVVNQGIAGNRILRDGQGYGQIYGQRASARFDRDVLGVADVKTVIIALGVNDVQQFPQERDPQRIADALRAMTERAHDRGLHVVGATLMPFEGSLAWTPARDAVRNQVNALIRAGGIFDEVVDFDRVVRDPYRPSRLLPEFDCGDHLHLNDNGYLRLGHQVNLRTLHRSRPASDQL
- a CDS encoding cupin domain-containing protein codes for the protein MSSNEPANTEQEPRSEAWKTALTVLQTAKPPYVPEGAEVMTVLIEFPPGDPGTPPHRHSGPAFGYMLEGEMLFELEGEPERVIKAGETFWEPGGDVIHYQDGNNRTDSPSRFLVTMMCAPGQPMLTLVDDEELAQRKDRRAPRPA
- a CDS encoding MFS transporter, which encodes MSADISAPDGATGQTRTPHHPRFAVGVLAFCGVVVAVMQTIVVPLLPHIPALTGATPTAASWLVTVTLLTGAVFTPVLGRVGDMYGKRRVLVASLAVLVMGSVLCAVSSHIGVLITGRALQGAALAVVPLGISILRDELPPERVLSAVALMSSTLGIGAAVGLPVAALVVENFDWHTMFWVSGAIGIVDIVLVLCCVPESPLRTRGRFDAVGALGLSAALVCLLLAVTQGADWGWTSTRTVGLLVAAVVVTLLWGAYELRVPTPMVDLRVSARPAVLLTNVAALLIGFAFYANSLVTAQMVQEPKVTGYGLGASLVVSGLCLLPGGVAMVALSPVSARISAKYGPKVSLALAAGIIAVGYVVRYFTSHSLWLIIAGATVVASGTAIAYSALPALVMRGVPVSETGAANGLNTLMRSIGQAFCSATVAAVLANITFRAGGRTAPTLHAYQVVFLIAAGAALLALTVTLFLPGSRTPEAGTVGENRNDRKGGARTIPIEEGA
- a CDS encoding DUF445 domain-containing protein; its protein translation is MERIERTRSDEPGGGPAEPARALGGADGSSGTAASAPVHHSPLASFAYTAADEEKRRGVRRMKTTATGLLLLVALVYVLATWAKNAGVGGWPGFVAAAAEAGMVGALADWFAVTALFKRPLGLPIPHTAIIPTKKDQLGASLGSFVGENFLSGDVVRGRIHALGIGGRLGAWLAEPDHADRVTAELATALRGALTVLRDSDVQAVVGEAITRRANAVEVGPGLGKMLETIVADGGHRRVVDLICVRAHDWLILHGDSVMDAVQGGAPGWTPRFVDKRVGERVYKELLRFVTEMRDMPEHPARYSIDTFLTDFAADLQTDSDTRARVERLKSEILGRREVQDVIASAWSSVRTMIITAAEDERSELRLRARASLMSLGARLATDGRLQAKLEGWLEDAAVYVVTTYRTEITSLISDTVASWDADQTSKKIEAHIGRDLQFIRINGTVVGALAGLLIYTVSRAFGA
- a CDS encoding SDR family oxidoreductase, which codes for MKFAVMGGTGRIGSQVVKKLKAAGHEAVPHSLSTGVDIITGQGLDEAVAGVDVVVNLTNSPTFDDASPAFFQTSMDNLLAACRKGGVGHVVILSIVGVDQVPGLDYYRAKVLQENILKASSIPYSIVRATQFMEFMDSVLAMTTEGDTVRLPPTPIQPIAAQDVSDAVAEVAAGIPLNGILNVAGPDVFPLDELGRITLNARPDGRSVVTDDTAGMFAAARGDVLTAKGDVRIAPTHYADWLS